The following proteins are encoded in a genomic region of Parabacteroides pacaensis:
- a CDS encoding sigma-70 family RNA polymerase sigma factor, translated as MNRDDDKMARSCRHYYLEYSPLLLHFAKKFVATAYAEDLVQDVFLRLWDKEIFLLPEEDVCRILYISIRNACIDHIRRLGNEQTLLEPEILQLKLDELSYFESSEELFMKKDLLQYLLNKIDELPPRSREVFRLAYLENKKSAEIAQQLDLSVRTVENLLYRSLLTLRKQCSRLLTFLCMLG; from the coding sequence ATGAACAGAGATGATGACAAAATGGCCCGAAGCTGCCGGCACTACTATTTGGAATATTCCCCCCTATTGCTACATTTCGCAAAGAAATTCGTAGCAACCGCGTATGCCGAAGATTTGGTGCAAGACGTATTCCTCCGCCTTTGGGATAAAGAAATATTTCTCCTTCCCGAAGAAGATGTATGTCGTATTCTCTACATCTCTATCCGCAACGCCTGCATTGACCACATACGTCGTTTAGGAAACGAACAAACCCTGCTGGAACCCGAAATATTACAGCTAAAATTAGATGAACTCTCTTATTTCGAATCTTCGGAAGAGCTCTTTATGAAAAAAGACCTACTCCAGTATCTATTAAACAAGATCGATGAATTGCCACCCCGTAGCCGCGAAGTATTCCGGCTGGCCTATCTGGAAAACAAAAAATCCGCCGAAATAGCCCAACAACTCGACCTTTCCGTCCGGACAGTCGAAAACCTTTTGTACCGTTCCCTGCTTACCCTCCGCAAGCAATGCTCCCGATTACTTACCTTTTTGTGCATGCTGGGGTAA
- a CDS encoding phosphodiester glycosidase family protein: protein MNTKHFYLIVCLLGIGTIVNLSSCSKDEDNSDDGGGGQTSATPFTAITAADGDNTIQATIDDTKKTVTFAFTEADDLTAIPVTFSLGEGYRLVFPETNPATIDVSASTVVKVNNGKQDIIYRLSGTTTAMTNYIDEEKIALVGATPVITVNNPAKSITIAYDKTIQMDRVELDLSQALAEGVTVQSENLVYDFSNSTKVDTVALSYKNKTIKYSVKLDVTKFVVNPTSLGFQDVTTAYSGIPAHTKVYHISNYNLPDISTYLGDMDENPATTATKVDVYIAVVDMNYMNFEVVTNGNGQGVNASTTPDRAYEMTQADIILSGEEEQSLIVVNKNIEQITYDNEHQDAGRGAFGIDENGKFAINYAFAQGGKVYTVPAGNSGHCAEWISNGTAKEWKVTYAGGGYPTLMKNGIAVKEAEAWENDGSAGSHWDSPYARAIIGITYDYKFIAFVASGVGKNEGIEGIGTSQGGYIMKQLGCKDILHLEGSGSPFMKIVGQNTIKSTKTHDVNTGELIDATKQKALDYCIAIKIKE, encoded by the coding sequence ATGAATACGAAACATTTCTATTTAATCGTATGCTTGTTAGGTATAGGTACGATAGTTAACCTTTCTTCCTGTTCTAAAGACGAAGATAACTCTGACGACGGAGGGGGAGGGCAAACCTCTGCAACCCCATTCACCGCTATTACGGCAGCAGATGGCGACAATACCATACAGGCGACGATAGACGATACGAAAAAAACAGTCACCTTCGCCTTTACGGAAGCAGACGACCTGACAGCCATTCCGGTAACCTTCTCTCTAGGTGAAGGATACCGTCTGGTTTTCCCGGAAACAAACCCTGCAACCATCGACGTAAGTGCCAGCACGGTAGTGAAAGTAAACAATGGGAAACAAGACATCATCTACCGTCTCTCCGGAACCACCACCGCTATGACGAACTATATCGACGAAGAAAAAATAGCCCTGGTAGGAGCCACCCCTGTAATTACCGTAAACAACCCCGCCAAATCGATCACCATAGCTTACGATAAAACCATACAGATGGACCGGGTAGAACTAGACCTCTCCCAAGCACTGGCAGAAGGAGTCACCGTACAATCCGAAAACTTGGTATACGACTTCAGCAACTCTACCAAGGTCGATACCGTTGCCCTCTCCTACAAAAACAAAACCATCAAGTACTCCGTAAAACTAGATGTAACGAAATTTGTAGTCAACCCCACCTCCTTAGGATTCCAAGACGTTACAACCGCCTATTCCGGTATACCTGCCCATACGAAAGTCTACCACATTAGCAATTACAACCTGCCAGACATCTCCACATACCTAGGAGATATGGACGAAAACCCAGCCACCACCGCTACCAAAGTAGATGTTTACATAGCCGTGGTAGACATGAATTATATGAACTTCGAAGTAGTAACCAACGGGAACGGCCAGGGAGTAAATGCCAGCACAACTCCGGACAGGGCTTACGAAATGACGCAAGCCGACATTATCCTTAGCGGGGAAGAGGAACAAAGCCTCATTGTAGTGAATAAGAACATAGAACAAATTACCTACGATAACGAACACCAGGATGCCGGCCGGGGAGCTTTCGGAATAGACGAAAACGGGAAATTCGCCATCAACTACGCTTTCGCCCAAGGCGGAAAAGTGTATACCGTGCCAGCAGGAAACAGCGGCCATTGCGCCGAATGGATAAGCAACGGAACAGCCAAAGAATGGAAAGTAACCTATGCAGGCGGCGGTTATCCCACCCTGATGAAAAACGGCATTGCCGTAAAAGAAGCCGAAGCATGGGAAAACGACGGAAGTGCAGGTTCCCACTGGGATTCTCCATACGCCCGTGCCATCATCGGAATTACGTACGACTATAAATTTATCGCCTTCGTAGCTTCCGGCGTAGGGAAAAATGAAGGAATCGAAGGCATAGGAACCAGCCAAGGCGGATACATCATGAAACAACTAGGATGCAAAGACATCCTCCATCTGGAAGGCTCCGGCTCTCCCTTCATGAAAATCGTAGGACAAAATACAATAAAAAGCACAAAGACCCACGATGTCAATACAGGAGAACTCATCGATGCAACCAAACAAAAAGCACTCGATTATTGTATTGCCATCAAGATAAAAGAATAG
- a CDS encoding SusC/RagA family TonB-linked outer membrane protein codes for MKNSILIIWTHVRSGFHHPHLRIRLFTLYCFTLILPVTFAENKVVETPGIPTLQKVTQSGKELLFTGQVIDEENSEPLAGASIVIKGTTIGVMTDENGRFQLKINEKTTPLVRISFLGYQTVEIKLQKKNTTIPLHSSAQELDEVQVIAYGKQKKVTVTGAISSIATEGLLKSPSGSVANALSGAMTGISSVQISGQPGAEDPEIFVRGTGSLSVDASRPLILVDGVERSFFQMDPNEIENVTILKDASSTAVFGVRGANGVILVTTRRGTKGKPDISVTSSAGLTQSLRNVNMVDSYRHALLYTEAQLNDNPSLPASQQIFTPYIIQKFKDKSDPIMFPDIDWNKYMFNKLAWQTQHNVTLSGGGERFRYFVSLGYLYQDGMIKRFTEPYDPNYSYNRYNYRSNVDIDITKTTLMKVNVGGRVAISKAPNGSDIWRTVMWAVPYGGAGIVDGKYMVNTEKYIPMPMTTGLGSYFNQGYNTNTNNVLNVDLSLTQKLDIVTKGLYAEIKAAYNSSYNIGKSRSYSGPTFFPVYKSTLLDPGLDIQDPAFDNTIVLQKQGEENEVMGYNHWTGKARDWYAEASIRYERNFEDHNLSALILYNQSKTYYPAQYPEIPLAYVGLVARATYSYXLQKQGEENEVMGYNHWTGKARDWYAEASIRYERNFEDHNLSALILYNQSKTYYPAQYPEIPLAYVGLVARATYSYKLKYLCDWNIGYNGSENFAPGKRFGLFPAFSLGWVASEEMFIKKLKVIDFLKLRASWGKVGNDKYSGARFLYLMGAWNPANFTTQGNGTYNFGQFSSTMLPDAKELAMGNSQVTWETVQKQNYGIDMNLFDSRISFSADVFFEKRKDILSKRNTLPSITAVNLPLINLGKVNNHGYEISLGWKDKIQQVGYWVKTNLSFARNKIMYMDEVPPNEPYMAQTGRCIGLNYGYIFDRFFLPSDFDQQGNIANPDIPKMAVTPKPGDAIYKDLNHDGKVDSNDKTYFGYSERPEYIAGLLAGFNWKNWEFSMQWTGAWNASRMLQYEYRNAFGTSNNRGLLEYLADGRWTPENSSHARFPRLTFTNKEYNQQASDLWLMDASYLRLKVAEISYTLAPQKLKKIGVKSIRLFCNGYNLLTLFSDLNDIDIDPEGRTGLKTENTDMYPNIRIYNLGVNIKF; via the coding sequence ATGAAAAACAGTATTCTAATTATATGGACGCACGTTAGATCCGGATTTCACCATCCCCATCTGCGCATCCGCCTGTTTACCCTCTATTGCTTCACCCTCATTCTCCCCGTTACCTTTGCAGAAAACAAAGTCGTGGAAACACCCGGCATCCCCACGCTGCAAAAAGTAACCCAGTCCGGCAAAGAACTCCTCTTCACCGGCCAAGTAATAGATGAAGAAAACTCCGAACCACTGGCCGGAGCCAGTATCGTAATAAAAGGAACCACCATCGGAGTCATGACTGATGAAAACGGACGGTTTCAACTGAAAATCAATGAAAAGACAACACCCCTGGTAAGAATCTCCTTCCTCGGCTACCAAACCGTAGAAATAAAACTACAAAAGAAAAATACAACCATCCCCCTTCACAGCAGCGCACAAGAGCTGGACGAAGTACAGGTCATAGCCTACGGCAAACAAAAAAAGGTAACCGTTACCGGAGCAATATCCTCCATCGCCACCGAAGGACTTCTTAAATCACCCAGCGGCAGCGTAGCCAATGCCCTTTCCGGAGCCATGACCGGAATTTCCTCCGTACAAATCTCCGGGCAACCCGGTGCGGAAGACCCCGAAATATTTGTCCGTGGAACCGGCTCCCTATCGGTAGACGCCTCCCGTCCCCTCATCCTGGTAGACGGAGTGGAACGATCCTTCTTCCAAATGGACCCTAACGAAATAGAAAACGTCACAATTCTAAAAGACGCATCCTCCACCGCCGTATTCGGCGTACGGGGAGCCAACGGGGTGATTCTGGTCACCACCCGGCGCGGAACAAAAGGCAAACCCGATATATCCGTCACCTCCTCCGCAGGCCTGACACAATCCCTACGCAACGTAAATATGGTAGACAGTTACCGGCATGCCCTTTTGTACACGGAAGCCCAATTGAATGATAACCCGTCCCTACCGGCTTCCCAACAAATCTTTACCCCCTACATTATACAAAAGTTCAAAGACAAGTCAGACCCCATTATGTTCCCGGATATCGACTGGAACAAATACATGTTCAATAAACTCGCCTGGCAAACCCAACACAACGTTACACTAAGCGGGGGAGGCGAACGTTTCCGGTATTTCGTATCCTTAGGTTACTTATATCAAGACGGAATGATAAAAAGATTCACAGAGCCCTACGATCCGAATTACTCCTATAACCGGTACAATTACCGCTCGAACGTAGACATAGACATTACAAAAACGACTTTAATGAAAGTCAACGTCGGCGGACGCGTAGCCATTTCCAAAGCGCCCAACGGCTCAGATATCTGGCGCACCGTTATGTGGGCCGTCCCCTACGGAGGAGCCGGTATTGTAGACGGCAAATATATGGTCAACACGGAAAAGTATATCCCTATGCCCATGACCACCGGGCTCGGCTCTTACTTTAACCAAGGCTACAACACAAACACCAACAACGTATTAAACGTAGACCTCTCACTTACTCAAAAACTCGACATCGTCACAAAAGGACTATACGCCGAAATTAAAGCAGCATACAACAGCTCGTACAACATCGGTAAATCAAGATCCTATAGCGGGCCCACATTCTTCCCTGTATACAAGTCAACTCTCCTCGATCCCGGACTTGACATACAAGACCCTGCATTCGACAACACGATCGTTCTACAAAAACAAGGCGAAGAAAACGAAGTGATGGGATACAACCACTGGACAGGTAAAGCCAGGGACTGGTATGCAGAGGCGAGCATCCGGTACGAAAGGAACTTCGAAGACCATAACCTCTCTGCCCTGATACTTTACAACCAGTCCAAAACCTATTACCCCGCCCAATACCCCGAAATCCCTCTGGCATATGTCGGACTTGTGGCTAGGGCTACCTACTCCTATAANCTACAAAAACAAGGCGAAGAAAACGAAGTGATGGGATACAACCACTGGACAGGTAAAGCCAGGGACTGGTATGCAGAGGCGAGCATCCGGTACGAAAGGAACTTCGAAGACCATAACCTCTCTGCCCTGATACTTTACAACCAGTCCAAAACCTATTACCCCGCCCAATACCCCGAAATCCCTCTGGCATATGTCGGACTTGTGGCTAGGGCTACCTACTCCTATAAACTTAAATACCTATGCGACTGGAACATCGGATACAACGGCTCTGAAAACTTCGCCCCCGGAAAACGATTCGGGCTATTCCCTGCCTTCTCTCTAGGATGGGTAGCTTCGGAAGAAATGTTCATCAAGAAACTGAAAGTGATCGATTTCCTAAAACTCAGAGCTTCCTGGGGAAAGGTCGGGAACGACAAGTATTCGGGAGCAAGGTTCCTTTATCTAATGGGCGCATGGAACCCCGCAAACTTTACCACGCAGGGCAACGGAACCTATAACTTCGGACAGTTCTCTTCAACCATGCTACCAGACGCAAAGGAGCTCGCCATGGGAAACAGCCAAGTAACTTGGGAAACTGTACAAAAGCAAAATTACGGCATCGACATGAACCTCTTCGACTCAAGGATATCTTTCTCAGCAGACGTATTCTTCGAAAAAAGAAAGGACATCCTCTCTAAAAGGAACACTCTGCCATCCATCACTGCCGTCAACCTTCCTCTTATAAATCTGGGAAAAGTGAACAACCACGGATACGAAATCTCCTTAGGTTGGAAAGACAAAATACAACAGGTCGGGTACTGGGTAAAAACAAACCTATCTTTTGCCAGGAACAAGATCATGTACATGGACGAAGTGCCCCCCAATGAACCCTATATGGCACAAACAGGCAGGTGCATCGGATTAAACTACGGATACATATTCGACAGGTTCTTCTTGCCTTCAGACTTCGACCAGCAAGGAAACATCGCCAACCCCGATATCCCTAAAATGGCCGTAACTCCCAAACCCGGTGATGCCATATACAAAGACCTCAACCACGACGGCAAAGTGGACAGCAACGACAAGACGTATTTCGGATACAGTGAAAGGCCCGAATATATTGCCGGCCTCTTGGCGGGATTCAACTGGAAGAACTGGGAGTTTTCCATGCAATGGACAGGCGCATGGAACGCTTCTCGCATGTTGCAGTACGAATACAGGAACGCTTTCGGTACATCCAACAACCGAGGACTTCTGGAATACCTGGCCGACGGGCGGTGGACTCCCGAAAACAGCAGCCACGCACGTTTTCCCCGCCTTACCTTTACCAACAAGGAATACAACCAGCAAGCCTCAGACCTTTGGCTTATGGATGCTTCATACTTAAGGCTAAAGGTGGCCGAGATAAGTTATACCCTGGCCCCGCAAAAGCTGAAAAAAATAGGCGTCAAATCCATACGCCTATTCTGCAACGGATATAACCTCCTCACCCTCTTCTCCGATTTGAACGACATCGATATAGACCCCGAAGGGCGGACCGGCCTCAAAACCGAAAATACCGATATGTATCCCAATATACGGATTTACAACCTTGGCGTAAATATTAAATTCTAA
- a CDS encoding RagB/SusD family nutrient uptake outer membrane protein, giving the protein MKNTIFKYTLICLACSLWTGCSDIAFGEKFLEKAPGVDVTIDTIFSSKLYAERALISAYSTLRYGLTGPNIGDRESFYQYQSAGNKIGWDNLDALTDIMHSFCTWGGVHKIYYSGNYNPDFENLSFSSNYSTKYGFYPEQEQSWSGIRKAYIYIENVDRVPDMTEAEKTLRKAEAKMVIACHYHELMRHFGGIPFLFQSISPGNDMGTDYTRQTLEKTVDNIVNLCDEAAKDLPWRVAAEDDGRFCKAGALGLKIRVLLLAASPVFNASEPYLPGVASDQKMIWYGNYDQARWQKVITACEEFFQENGKNGFEYHLEQAEQATPEYYRKAFSKGYYERYNSEILIATCRYIPQYNGELYHGEYLSIEGYGGGCMTLNYVDKFPNADGTPASYRDWLAKHPDHIGGEDHNNPFGNRDPRLYESVLVNAAPYQGQLHGAEMYINGRQRKSESNPSGTTGFCLTKYIWDHDGATWWGKPTNYSYLRLPEIYLSYAEALNEVGRTGEAYQWINRVRNRVGLPNLTLTLLNQLHKQGSEKEKLREEILDERVREFASEETRWFDLVRWKKDEAFTSPLYGITVELHSGKQDDPADVEWTYKYSDPQELPARYWRTNWDRKWFFSAFPPDEINKGYGLVQNPGWE; this is encoded by the coding sequence ATGAAGAATACAATTTTCAAATACACTCTTATCTGCCTGGCTTGTTCCCTATGGACCGGCTGCAGTGATATTGCCTTCGGCGAGAAATTCCTGGAAAAAGCACCCGGAGTAGATGTCACCATCGACACCATCTTTTCCTCCAAATTATATGCCGAACGAGCACTAATTTCCGCTTATTCCACGCTAAGATACGGACTGACCGGTCCTAATATCGGCGACAGGGAATCCTTTTACCAATACCAATCAGCCGGGAATAAAATAGGATGGGACAACCTGGATGCCCTAACCGACATTATGCACAGCTTTTGCACCTGGGGAGGCGTTCATAAAATCTACTATTCGGGTAACTACAACCCAGATTTCGAGAACCTGAGCTTTTCTTCCAACTACAGCACCAAATACGGTTTCTATCCCGAACAGGAACAAAGCTGGAGCGGCATACGGAAAGCCTATATCTACATAGAAAATGTAGACCGCGTGCCCGATATGACGGAAGCGGAAAAAACACTACGCAAAGCGGAAGCGAAAATGGTAATTGCCTGCCATTACCACGAACTGATGCGTCATTTCGGCGGAATCCCCTTCTTGTTTCAATCCATTTCCCCCGGCAACGATATGGGAACGGACTACACGCGCCAAACGCTTGAAAAGACAGTAGACAACATCGTAAATCTATGTGACGAAGCAGCCAAAGACCTTCCTTGGCGCGTAGCGGCGGAAGACGACGGACGTTTTTGCAAAGCCGGAGCATTAGGCTTAAAGATAAGAGTCCTCTTATTAGCAGCCAGCCCGGTTTTTAACGCATCGGAACCTTATTTGCCGGGCGTAGCAAGCGACCAGAAAATGATATGGTATGGAAATTACGACCAAGCCCGTTGGCAAAAAGTCATTACCGCCTGTGAAGAATTTTTTCAGGAAAACGGTAAGAACGGCTTTGAATATCACTTGGAACAAGCCGAACAAGCCACACCCGAATATTACCGGAAAGCCTTCTCCAAAGGATATTATGAAAGATACAACAGTGAAATATTAATTGCCACTTGCCGTTACATTCCTCAATACAATGGAGAATTATATCACGGAGAATACCTATCGATAGAAGGATACGGAGGAGGTTGTATGACTTTAAACTATGTAGACAAATTTCCGAATGCGGACGGAACCCCCGCCTCTTACCGGGATTGGCTGGCGAAACACCCGGATCATATCGGAGGGGAAGACCACAACAACCCCTTCGGCAACCGTGATCCGCGCCTCTATGAATCTGTTCTAGTCAATGCAGCTCCTTATCAAGGCCAATTACACGGCGCGGAAATGTACATCAACGGTCGACAACGGAAATCGGAATCCAATCCCAGCGGCACGACAGGCTTTTGCCTCACCAAATACATCTGGGATCACGACGGAGCTACCTGGTGGGGAAAACCGACCAACTACTCTTACCTCCGGCTACCGGAAATTTACCTTTCTTACGCAGAAGCACTTAATGAAGTAGGACGAACCGGAGAAGCTTACCAATGGATAAACCGTGTTCGCAACAGAGTAGGGCTACCCAATCTGACACTAACTCTTCTCAACCAACTCCACAAACAAGGAAGCGAAAAGGAAAAACTAAGAGAAGAAATACTGGACGAACGGGTCAGGGAATTTGCTTCCGAAGAAACCCGTTGGTTTGACTTGGTACGCTGGAAAAAAGACGAAGCATTTACCAGCCCCTTGTACGGAATTACCGTTGAACTACATTCCGGAAAACAAGATGACCCTGCCGATGTGGAATGGACTTATAAATACAGTGACCCCCAAGAACTTCCCGCCCGTTACTGGCGTACCAACTGGGACCGCAAATGGTTTTTCAGTGCTTTTCCGCCGGACGAAATAAATAAAGGATACGGCCTGGTTCAGAATCCGGGTTGGGAATAA
- a CDS encoding SusC/RagA family TonB-linked outer membrane protein, with translation MKRFILFILFTSIYSIVSGQELAVTVQVVDEWDHPLPGVEMTFLDNPAISFVSGEEGFIHFQAVKGTKVKFRIVGKLTRTMEITSSNMTVKLGPNNRMMDIGFGETLTKETSTASVVGVTEKEIGRSGQFHVLNSLYGLLPGLSVRQSGTVPWSSGPAFNIRGEGSFQGNSILVLVDGVERDISRIDREEIESVTVLKDAASLALYGLRGADGVISLTSKRGSNQKLRTKINYQFTVQTPFRLPEMADAPTYAQAVNEALKNDGMQPRYTEGDITAMRNGTRPYLFPNINWVDEIMRKAAFNNELNVSFDGNNKRMRYYVLANYTSNRGLLNQTDLNDGYSTQLELFSLKIRSNLEIEITRTTRARVNLMGRLLQYQQPTAGSGFDAAFQVPACAFPIQSEDKLWVQSQMFINPLADKTAKGYSVLQQRTLFADVTVAQDLSMLTPGLSAELLIAHDNSAEYNDTKSREYAYEHITPRRDQNGMVLDSTVSRYGNDTGLSFSSGLSWQVMRTTVRGKLNYLRNWNRHTFNSALIYSQDKAIYLGANNTYMHRDFIGKAGYNYDGRYLADIVLSFSGGSRLPEGNKYRIYPAVSAAWILSNEKFLKENATINFLKLRASYGIVGMDSHLSYDMDKQFNNPWGGRGYLFTNSLLGASGASEGALPSPNVQPEKDYKTNVGLEIGIWNGLTAELEGFYNHRTHIRVGSGGTTSSVLGIGTPDIFTGEVNNWGLEASLGWQQQIDKFQYYINGNISFARNKIINLEEAYVPHEYMKYTGQRIGTYYGLKATGLFQTSDFDADGNLLSSIPNHTFKKVQPGDIRYEDLNKDNKIDEYDACYQLNPGLPEIYFGINLGMEYNNWGLNANFQGTAKSTIQPTLGSIYWPLYNNDKNISTYYLENRWTEDTPYARYPRLTTLANANNFRSSTLWTRKGDYFKLRVLEVYYKLPEKITGKLKMNECKFFFKGMNLFSIDDIGIMDPEFISTGYPSTRSYLIGLNVLF, from the coding sequence ATGAAACGATTTATATTATTTATTTTATTTACAAGCATTTATTCCATCGTATCCGGACAAGAATTAGCTGTAACGGTACAGGTGGTAGATGAATGGGATCATCCTTTGCCAGGCGTTGAAATGACCTTTTTAGATAATCCGGCTATCTCTTTTGTTTCCGGAGAAGAAGGATTCATTCACTTCCAAGCGGTAAAAGGAACAAAAGTAAAATTCCGTATCGTGGGCAAACTAACCCGTACCATGGAAATCACATCCTCGAACATGACCGTGAAACTCGGTCCCAATAACCGGATGATGGATATCGGTTTTGGTGAGACACTTACCAAAGAAACGTCTACAGCCTCCGTAGTAGGAGTTACCGAAAAAGAAATCGGGCGTTCCGGACAATTCCACGTATTAAATTCTTTATACGGGTTACTTCCGGGACTTTCGGTCCGCCAGAGCGGGACAGTACCCTGGTCGTCGGGGCCCGCATTCAATATCCGCGGCGAAGGCTCATTCCAAGGGAACTCCATTTTAGTATTAGTCGATGGAGTAGAACGCGACATCTCCCGCATAGACCGGGAAGAAATAGAAAGCGTAACCGTATTGAAAGATGCAGCCTCTTTGGCACTTTATGGGTTACGTGGAGCGGACGGAGTGATTTCCCTGACTTCAAAACGGGGTTCGAATCAAAAACTACGGACTAAAATCAATTATCAATTTACAGTACAAACCCCTTTTCGTCTCCCTGAAATGGCGGATGCACCCACATACGCACAAGCCGTAAACGAAGCCTTGAAAAATGATGGAATGCAACCTAGATACACCGAAGGCGATATAACTGCCATGCGAAACGGCACCCGCCCGTACCTGTTTCCTAATATTAACTGGGTAGACGAAATCATGCGGAAAGCAGCCTTTAACAATGAGTTGAATGTTTCTTTCGATGGAAATAATAAAAGGATGCGCTATTACGTCCTGGCTAATTATACCAGCAACCGGGGATTACTTAACCAAACCGATTTAAACGACGGATACTCTACCCAGTTGGAACTCTTTTCCTTAAAAATACGCTCTAACCTGGAAATAGAGATCACCCGTACCACGCGTGCCAGAGTAAATTTGATGGGACGCCTGTTGCAATATCAGCAACCCACTGCCGGTAGCGGATTCGATGCAGCTTTCCAAGTTCCGGCTTGTGCTTTTCCTATTCAATCAGAAGATAAACTATGGGTACAAAGCCAGATGTTTATCAATCCTCTGGCAGATAAAACAGCAAAAGGATATAGCGTACTGCAACAACGAACGTTGTTTGCAGATGTTACGGTAGCCCAAGATCTATCTATGCTCACTCCCGGATTATCCGCAGAATTATTGATTGCACACGATAACTCCGCAGAATATAACGATACGAAAAGCCGGGAATATGCTTACGAACATATCACACCGCGACGGGATCAGAACGGCATGGTATTGGATAGCACAGTATCTCGTTACGGGAACGATACCGGATTATCGTTCAGTAGCGGATTAAGTTGGCAGGTAATGCGTACTACGGTAAGAGGGAAATTGAACTATCTCCGCAACTGGAACCGGCATACGTTCAACAGTGCACTTATCTATAGCCAGGATAAAGCCATTTATTTAGGAGCCAATAACACGTATATGCACCGCGATTTCATCGGAAAAGCCGGTTACAATTACGACGGAAGATATTTAGCCGATATTGTACTCTCTTTTTCCGGCGGAAGCAGATTACCGGAAGGAAACAAATACAGGATATATCCTGCCGTTTCAGCAGCATGGATTCTTTCCAACGAAAAGTTTCTAAAAGAGAATGCAACGATAAATTTCCTCAAACTTCGCGCTTCTTACGGAATCGTAGGAATGGACAGCCATTTATCTTATGACATGGATAAACAGTTTAACAACCCGTGGGGAGGCAGAGGATATTTATTTACGAATTCTTTGTTAGGTGCCAGCGGAGCTTCGGAAGGAGCACTTCCTTCTCCCAATGTGCAGCCCGAAAAAGATTATAAAACAAATGTAGGACTGGAAATAGGGATTTGGAACGGCTTGACAGCCGAACTGGAGGGATTTTATAATCACCGCACCCATATACGGGTAGGCTCCGGAGGGACTACATCCAGTGTATTGGGAATCGGCACACCCGATATTTTTACCGGCGAGGTAAACAACTGGGGACTAGAGGCCTCTCTAGGCTGGCAACAACAGATAGATAAATTCCAATACTATATAAACGGGAATATTTCTTTTGCCAGAAATAAAATCATTAATCTGGAAGAAGCCTACGTACCCCATGAATATATGAAATACACCGGACAACGAATCGGTACTTACTACGGATTGAAAGCCACAGGATTGTTCCAAACCTCCGATTTTGATGCCGATGGAAATCTTTTAAGCTCTATCCCGAACCATACGTTTAAAAAGGTCCAACCCGGCGATATCCGGTACGAGGATTTAAATAAGGACAACAAAATCGATGAATATGACGCTTGTTACCAGCTAAATCCCGGACTTCCGGAAATATACTTCGGAATAAACCTGGGAATGGAATATAACAACTGGGGGCTGAATGCAAATTTCCAAGGTACAGCCAAATCTACTATCCAGCCTACTTTAGGTAGTATATATTGGCCCTTGTATAACAACGATAAAAATATATCTACTTACTACCTGGAAAATCGTTGGACGGAAGATACACCTTATGCCCGGTATCCCCGCTTGACAACACTTGCCAATGCTAACAACTTCCGGAGTAGTACCCTATGGACCCGGAAAGGAGACTATTTCAAACTACGGGTACTAGAAGTATACTACAAATTACCGGAAAAAATAACCGGTAAGCTGAAAATGAATGAATGCAAATTCTTCTTTAAAGGAATGAATCTCTTTTCTATCGATGACATCGGGATTATGGATCCGGAATTTATTAGCACCGGATACCCTTCTACCCGTTCTTATTTGATTGGCTTGAATGTTTTATTTTAA